The Panicum virgatum strain AP13 chromosome 3N, P.virgatum_v5, whole genome shotgun sequence genome includes the window TGCTGCCGCCGTGTAGGCGGCGATCGGCAACCGATGAGCTGGACGAGTCAGGTGACCTGGCCAGATCCCCAAAGAGAACGAAGCAGAGCGGCGGCAGGCTGGCGATCCAGCTCGCGTAGTACGTGCGAGGCATGGCGATCCACCATATCACGGCTAGCTAGCTACAATCTccgctcctcttcttcttcttcttgattggCCGGCTAGCCAACGGCTGGCAGGGGCAGAGCGGCATGGCGACCACCTGGGCGCGGCCGCCTGCCCGTGGCCCGGCTTTGCCGCCTTGCGTGAGGTCATCGTCATCCCGCGCGGACGCTAGGACGTGCGGGAAAACATGCCTGGGCTGCGAAACGTTATCCGTGAGTATGCGTGCTCTCCAaccgcggggcgcggcggccatggctatCTGGGTGCGCGGCACGCGGGCCGTGGAATGATGGGAGCGGTGAGCCCCCCCCTGGTCGGGTCGGTCGCCAAGGCCGCCGTCGTGCCTGTGCCTGCGGTGCCAAAGCTTGGCTGCCCGGCCGCGCCACGGCCGCGCGCCCGTCCATGCACCAGCCAACCGGCCCCGCCGCAGAGGCTGAGCCTGAGCCTGAGCTGACAAGCCTGCAAGCGCAACGCCGCAACCTGGGGCTACTAAAACTGCTTGCCGTGAGTGGGGTCTGTTTAGATCCTAAGATTTTACGCtcaaaaatatcacatcgaatatttggatacatgcatagagtattaaatgaagtttatttacaaattttttttcatgaatggggtgtaaatcgcgagacgaatctaatgagcctaattaatccatgattcgcaacagtaatgctacagtaactatccactgatctattatcttattatttgaccaacaaacggagcctccacattTGCTCTCAAGGTCTataaattcccacgttaatcgaagaaaaaaagaaaaagaaaaattacccaccgctgtcattataataaaaattagtctaaaatacccatgtgcctaattaaaaatcatccaccaatgtcattatgaaaaaataaatataaaataccatttaactatgtatcagttacaaacatatatacCCACCACTGAcattataataaaaaattagcctaaaatacccttgtgcctaattaaaaatcactcaCCAATagcattatgaaaaattaaatataaaatatcatttagctatgtatcagttacaaacatatactattaataaaaactaaagctaacaacaatcaatcaaaataaaatgaaaaataagaataattatatgcataatattaataaagctcaacaaatcaaattgttattatagatagatcatatataaattattttaatcaataataagacataatttatgataatAAACATGGTGATGTACGATAAAatatagtataatctttaagtaaaaATATAATGACAtgtaaatttttaaattttcaatactacCCTTACAATCAGTTACGCACTTACCGTACAACACTGAACACTCTGCCTGCCGCCTTACAATCACGGCGGCTAGGGAGCATACAGTAGATCGCGGCATGCACGATCTCCTCCTCTCCCCTGGCCGCCACTGGTACATCCAGAGTACAAGTCTTGGCACCGACAGACGCACGACCACGTCCAACTAGTACTCCTACCTTGTGTTCGATTCCctgcaaaaaaacaaacaaacaaagagggaAAGGCAACGTCAACATGCTGCCCCAATTTCAACGCGATTGCAAGAGTTGGGAAGCTCGCAGCAAAGATATCGGTTTGCATTGCATTGATCGACTAGCAGCTACCAGGTTTAGTTTATTAGTTATTTAGTTTAGTGCCCCCAAGAAATTCGATCCATCGATCTCCGCTGTTTCCGGGGTTTCCAGTTAATAATTAAGCGGTTGGATTATGGTCAAGGGTAAATAACGGATTCTAATAATAAGCTTCTGGTTGGAGGGTCATCTGAGTGAGATCTCCTGCCCCGGCCGCGCTGACTCTCAATTATTATCGCCAGAGATTCCTTCCTAGATGCACGATGATACACTGCACAATCCGATTACAAGATTACATTACAAAGTAGCTAGTCATGCATCCTGGTAAgttttctccacaattataaattagttttattattattaGTGGTCAGGGGTCATGGGAACTAAGGATAATAATCAAATTAAAGTAAGTACCATCTCATGAGCATCCATCTTTgactcaacaaaatggagtcagAGCACTCGGCTTTGCGGTAAGCACGTCGCTAGCCCCTCTGACGGTGGAACGAAATAAGGTCAGATCGAATCGGGTGATAATATGGAACCAAATTAAAGCCCGGCACCTGGCATGCTCATTCATGGCTGCATTGGCAACAGCACGCtgacatttctttttttttaaaacgaCACGCTGACATTTCATGATCACAGGACTAGAAAAAAAAGGAGTTAGTCATGCATCCTGGCTTTCCCCCCAATTGACAATTGTAAATTTTATTTCATTGTTAGTGGTCATCAGGGGCCGTGGCAAACAAGGATAATCAAAGTATATATATCAAACTCCATCTCATGAGCATCGACGTCTGATCCAACAAAATGGAGTCAAAGCACTCAGCTTTGTGGTAAGCACGTCGCTAGCCCCCTTGATGGAACAATATGGTCAAAATCAGGACCAAAGCCCGGCAGCTGGCATATATGCTCATTCATGGCAGCTGCAGCACTGCTGCCTGTGAACCGTGATTAACTTTGGAACACCACGAGTTAATCACAGAAAGGGCGTTGAGTTTTGCATGTACCATTGTACGTGGTCTCAGAGCTGTCTAGTACTGTCTGTGCACCTGCATGTTTGGCACCTACTACCAAACTAGTATTATACAGTACCAATCGCCGTGGCCACTCACACACACAGTGACACCCACATGGCTGTGCATGTACAGTACAGTACAGCCTACAATGAGTATCTGTACACACACGCTTGGTACCAGCATGACCGGCGCAGAACTGCCGTCTGCACTGCAGTGAGAAGATTGGGATTCAGGACACGCAGGGCCCCCGTCGAATCGCTGGATACCGATGCCGAGCTGCCCCGAATCCCCCCTGAATCGGCCTTGTCCTGCCGCTGCTCATCACCAACCGAtgcccacccccccccccttttgacCCTTTCACTGTGCGCTCGTGCATGCCTGAGAATCTAATTTACCTTCGCTTCTACGCAACTCCAGCCGAACGGTCATGATCATTCCACGGCCTATGATCATGTTGTACCACCTAGCTAGCTCGGCAGTGGAGCAGCAAGCCAGCAGCAATAACGAGTAACTGTCTCGTGTGCCTGGGCCAATCCAGTGATCGAGGGATCAACCCTGACTATCTGATTCACATAAGAAAAACCCTGACCATCAGATGTTTCCATGTTGTCTTTTGCAGGGCTGAATGGTGTGCAACTGGGGCGGCCTGGCAGTGATAAGGATGGAACGGTTTGTGCCTGTCAGGTCACTAACGATGAACATGTATATCCATGTTGTCTTCTGAACAGGCGAACAGTTTAGCATCATGCAAATATCCCGTTTGATCGAGAATTATGGGTTCATTAAGTGTCAGTGTTACTATATATCAAGATTGCTGTCTTTGCAAGATAGCAGCTCTCCATCTTTCAGGCAAGGAATTAGCAGGAGGAGCCGGCTGTGGCCGCGCAACCACGGATCCAACCACCAAAGTGGCCAAAGTTGCTGCAATACTGTTACTGCCTTTATTACTTTAATGATGACGCGACAGATTGTAGACCACTACTGCTGTTTTTCTCTGGTCATTTCTTATTACTACCGTTTTCATTGGATCAAGCGTCTCATTTACCTTCGTATTCGAGCCAAGCGCAGGCCCCACCCACCTAGGCAGCATCGCAACGGCGCCAGCACGCCGGCCGTGGCTTCGTGCGGTGCAACGATGCTGCTATACTAGAATGCACATTGACACTGCCCCATGGCCCATCTCTGAAGAAGTATGTGCTGTCATCACTCAGCAGCCCTGAAGAGTTAGTTGAGATCATCAGGATGTGACGATTCCCTGTCGCCAAGATCGCGTGTCGCGGCGACGATTGATCTTGCCCCGTTTGAGTGGTTTCGCAGCGCCTTTCTTCCGCAGCCTTCCTGAAGGCCATGGAACGCGGCTTTTCTACCACCACTGGGATTCTGCGCACATGAGCCTTTTCAAAAAATTCAGAGGAAACAGTTAAATTCCCATGAATGAATAGGAAAAACACGCATCCATCTGGTTACCGGTTTCTTCCATTACAGTCCTGATAGAGACAGTGAGATGGGCACCAAGCTGAGCTCTCCAAATCCCCCATAACATGGGTAGCGAAGCGATCACATGGCTACCTTTATGGCAGACGCTAACCATCACGCGACTTTGCATTATCCAACCAGAAGAGCCATCCCGTCAATCGGATCCATCTAATCCGCCGAGGCCTAAACCAAATCCTAACTGAAACGCCATAAATGTGGCTTTACTCTGACAGCAGCAGTTAGCCTCCGATTTTCAAGTATGTGACGATCCGGCTGCCCTTCGCTTGAATCAGACATTTTCTGGCTTCAGCAACATGTGCAGCACATCACACAATCTGATTCCATGGGGCCGGGGGATCTACTTGAATCTGACTTGTCAAGTAACGATTCAGCTCAAGTGCTCCACTCACATGAGCTGCTACTCACTAATAAGTGAGCTCACCTCGTGACCTGCTATGTGCCCAATCCTATGCTATCTGATCTAGAAGCAGCTGCACTCATCACATGCATTCACCTCTAAATTCAAGCTCTAAGCTAATGGATGTCCTtgctcaaaaacaaaaaaaaggcgcTAATGGATGtccttgctcaaaaaaaaaaaggcgctAATGGATGCCCCAGCACGAGCAGCGTTTTGTTCGTGCTCTCCACATGACATGGGCACCGGCGGCCGGCAGAGTCAAGCCACCACTCATCATGGGTGGCGAAGCTTCAGCAAGTTGCCGAGGCGAGCATGTGCTCCTGCGCGCGCGGCGTTTTCCCGTGTTGAAACGGAGCCCGCCGCACCGCACGGCCGAGTGGGGTCTCTCGTGCAACCGTGCGACATGGACGTGTGTCTTCTTCTTGGGTGATCTGGCTTTGGAGGCATCGATCTTCGCTGCGGATGAACGGGGTGGCGATGGATTGGCAATGGCATTGGCATTGGCATGGCGCCTTGTGATGATTGAGGGGAGGTGGGAAGGGTTTGGGCCGTTTGGCATGGCGCACTTGCACTCGGGCATGTTGCTCTACGGGTGTTCTGCTTCTGCAGGAGCAGGACCATTGGGACCCCGCGGATTGCAGCGACCACGTATCCTGTGCCGTTTGCACGGTTGCACCCATCTGAAAATCTAGATTTTAAAATTTCTACTAGTTGCActatttttttaagaaataaGCTAACGAAACGCAGCAACTTTTCTTTTAATTGGCCCAGCCCATACCTCCACTCACTACACCAGCTGGGCTTGGTTTCAATTTTTTATCATCGGCCCATTACAGCCCACTCTCCCACTGGTTACCCGGCctgtttttttcttcctttttttcattGGCCCATAACTTCGCGTGCAGTCTATAATGAATGTATTgatgaaacaaaaataaattgttCGGCTCATAAATCAAAATACCACCAGCTGAACAAATGTGCTGGAGTTTCCATCTATTATtctattatttggccaacaaacggagtctCTACGTTCGCTTttaaggtctagaaattcccacattaatcgaaggaaaaaaattagaaattacccaccactgacATTACAAAAAAATTATCCTAAAATAATCatatacatgtttataaattatccaccattgccattaaaatatatttctatttataaatataaatctatCCATCGTTTTGTATATCAAGCTACATACCGTGCATACCAATAGGATACTAGCTACACAAACAATTAACATGTTTTACCACACGTATATATTATTATATACCAAAATTTCAATTGCACCTTCACGATTATattattattggtcaaaataaacaagataattttAGGCTTTGCACTATATTACACTACACCCTCCAAATATTTGTTGCCCACATTGCTACAAAACACTACCACCGCACCTCACAATTAACACCACAAgctaaaaaaaaaattaacaccaCAAGCAGATCAGGAAGCAGGATAATATCGATCGGGTCATGATTGGTATAATAAGCTCATCAAGCTTGAACATGAATATAGATTGTTGAAAATTCTGAACGGAATCTTGTGCTATACACTAGGGAGATTTGTTGGCTTCCAAAAAGCAAGAAACTTGGATCGACTGTTCTCCAATAGAAACTAGACCATCGAGGCATGGCGTCATGCAACAGACGGCAAAATTAAACATAGTAGCAACAGACGATCAAGAGGATCATAAAGTAGGGAAGCTAGCAAAAAAACAACTGAGTCAGTTGAACTGAACAGTGGGCAGCATTACTCCAAGGGCTGACAGATAAGAAATATGTTACTACTACTATAATGAAAGATAGTAGCTAAGATCGAGGAGATAGGCAGTCGTTACGAGATTAGGACTGTGCGCTTGCCATGCGGCCACATCACTGACAAAAAAAGGTGTAGGCAAAAGGAGGCACCACTGCACTAGTAGCAGAGAAGCACTCTTGATTACTGAAGCAAGTAGCATATGATGAtgaaaatttaaatttatgAATAATAATTGAATAAAAATGCAAGATATATTTAGATCACCTCACTAGTACGTCGTAAAAAAGAGTTTCTATTCCTCCACTCCATGCAGTCTTGAGAACAAGAAAAATGTAAAAAGACATCCATACTCATCAGCATTCAAATTCAAGTAAAATCATAACGAACAAAGCATGTccctttattattattatttaacGCATACGTGCATATCCATGCCACGCTTATTCGATCATGAGCTGCCCGCTACTGGTTATGATTTGATCAGGACTCGGCGCTGAGCGCGTCGCAGAAGGGGCGGCCATGGATGGTGGTCAGGCCGCACTCCGCCTCCGCGACGACGGCGGGGGCGAACTCGGCCTGCGCGTGCCAGCAGACCTGGCCCCTGAGCCCCGCCGACCGGGGCGTGTCCTCCATCATCACCCGCAGCGCCTTGCACCGGCACTCCGCCGGGACGGCCTCCAGCTGCCGGCAGCACATCGCCTTCATCACCTCCGGCGGCAGCCGCGGCACCACGCCGCAGGTCCGGCTGGCCACGTACCAGCGGCAGCCCGGGAGCGGGCGGAGGGGGATGGCCTGCCCCGGCACGCAGCAACTCGGGGACCtggcggcttcggcggcggcgaggacggcgaggaGCACGGCGGCCCAGAGATGGGCACCATTTCTGCTGAATGGCATTCTTGGTTACTCTaaattacaatttttttttcttgtaaatGGAGCTTGGCTAGATGCTAATAGGTGCTGTGTGCCTGTGTGTATATATTCCTGCACTGAGAGAAACTGAATTTGGAGGAAACCGATGATGATCAACTAACTGAGAATCTGTTGGAACAGAACTTGGCGGTACACTGAAACTTTGTGCTTTGCTTGGCATCATGTGAAAACTTTACAGCCATTAAAGGTTTATAATCTTTTAAACCGTCCTTTAATTATTTGTCTAATCATGTATGTGCTTGGCATCATGGATATTCAGTGTgtgtttctttctttccacaTCATTTGATCTGCACTGCACTTGCGCACAAATGTACACTGCACTTAAAAATGAACTTttggttcgttcaaaaaaaaaatgaactttTGATGAAGTGCTCAGCCCAAGAACTACTCAACCAAATTGTTGCTCAGCCCACCAAGTATAGGATGTCTGCACGGGTTTGCAAGCAATTGAACTATAGAAACACCAGCTGGACCTTACTACCCGACCAGCTTAATTAGTGAGGATGTCTGCAAGAAGGTTTGCAAGCAATTGAACTGGAAATGAACAGCCGGACTTCCCCTGCACTTTCACATTTCGTTTCCACTCCCCACCTTGAACTGAACTCATTGTTCTCACTGCAGCTAATTGCAAATGATGCACAACACCTTTATTCATTCTCCCCCAGCACACCCCAATTAAACAGCCTATTAAGCCCCATGAATAATCAACAACCGAATTAAACACACCGGTCACTTAGCTATATATGAATCTAGGATATTATAAATGACGCACATGGTGATTATCCCTACTAAGCagacaacacacacacacacactgatgACCAATGCATGCAACTCGATCTTATGGATCATCATCAGTGCTGGATGGGAGGGTTGCAGTAGGGGCCCTTGAGCCAGCCGTCGGCGATGGAGCGGTAGGCCGCCTCCGTGAGGTGGATGCCGTCCCAGATGAGGTAGTTGCCGGGGTCGGCGCAGGCGCTGGCACCGGACATGCCGCACCGCGCCTTGTTGTTGTAGTTGTACTTGCCCTgaccgccggcgccgcagcaCACCTTCAGGCCGTACTTGAgccctgcagcagcagcgcagcaAGCAGTGTCACTAGCTAGCTATAATCAGGctgattaaaataaaaaacagCCTCGTAATGCGCTTCACGTGCTCCTGGTCATGTGAGTTAAGGACTAATGGACTTGTTTGGTTCCCGCTACAATTGTAGCGTGCTAGGAATAGtaacaactttgaccactaattacggtgtcaaacaaagtcagtttacaaaaccaacttcagaacccccgcgctagtgaccctgaagaatatAATGAGCCTTTTGGCCGCGCGATTAGagtatggtactgtagcatcactgtagataatcatcgattaattatcgtcattagattcgtcgcgaaaagttacacccatccctaaaaaagttttacaaatagactttatttagtacttcatgcatgcgagattctcttctcagAAAACGTGCGCTAGTGTTGttgcaaaaccaaacaaggccaatgaCCTTTGTTTGAGGGTGACATGATCAATGTGGTATCAAACAGTGCATAGAAAGAAGGGACTACTGCTTGTGGAAATTGTTATGAACATGTGGCATGTATTTATTGTATATATAACATTTTTGCTCATGAGCTTTTGCTTTTGGCATCTTTGCTAATTATTAAATACATGAAGCCTGGCAGAAATACTGAATcatattgtttttttttaaaaaaaatagcatCTCTGCATTGCTATTCCAGATCACTACACTGGGTTGAGTACTAGTTGGTTGTATGATGGATAAATAATGTGTGACAACTGGAGTTGAAGGAGGTATTGATTCCCAAATTATTTGGACAGAGGTCATGCACGGTCCCCGGGCCATAATTGGCCACACTAATTAGGAGGAGTCATTGGTGGGCTAAGGATCCAAAGGCGACACTTAAACATGCTAACTATGCGTGCACGTAGCTTTCTTTACATCCATCCATCAGCATGCACAGTGGAGTGCTTTGGATATATCCCTGACGCAGAcactgacccgtgggccccgtTCCCGCGCTGCCTGTGCTACGCATTCTGTGATCACCGAGACTTCAACTCTCTCACGCCAACGATTGGATTCGAACTAGGACACAAAGCTAAAGGTCTGCTGCCCTCAAAAAAAGGGGAGCTAAAGATGTGCAAAGGGATGATTTTTATGATCTTTGCCTTGCTGCGTGCTGGATCTGGACTGCTTTCAGGGATGTCAGCTGAAATGGAACATTGTTTCCACTCCAACCAGATGGTATTTAGCACAATAGCTAGTGACATGTGAGAAGAAACTTTGGTATGGTCTCTCGTCTAATAAAACTTAcagcaaagttcttg containing:
- the LOC120663965 gene encoding alpha-amylase/trypsin inhibitor-like; the encoded protein is MPFSRNGAHLWAAVLLAVLAAAEAARSPSCCVPGQAIPLRPLPGCRWYVASRTCGVVPRLPPEVMKAMCCRQLEAVPAECRCKALRVMMEDTPRSAGLRGQVCWHAQAEFAPAVVAEAECGLTTIHGRPFCDALSAES